One window from the genome of Leptospira johnsonii encodes:
- a CDS encoding RecQ family ATP-dependent DNA helicase translates to MSANTGTVSSSIEDWKKILHTHFGFSQFRQGQWEAIQALLGRKDVLAILPTGGGKSLIYQLPSFAESNSLTIVISPLIALMKDQVDGLKARGIQAAFCNSTQDDLEQVRVLSSAATGKIRILYISPERAVSRSFLNLLPKLPVSLMAVDEAHCVSQWGHDFRPEYRKLHTLRSYLQEGTPWVALTATATDRVKKDISDSLGLKFPLHVQGTYVRENLKFSVVYPDSEREKENLLLEILEKGNFQKSVSGKAIIYCSTRAKVDEIYELLRKSGYKVGKYHAGRTDSSREKTQEGYTSGKTNILVATNAFGMGLDSPNVRLVLHYQVPSSLESYYQEAGRAGRDGKNSDCVLFFLPGDLSVQSFLLSKEANYKGGETLLSHVKSYVSSPDCRQKILCDYFGEEISSCGSCDTCADSTTSHSARLAYTERERLKAEKKKEKESHIFDADEIRSIEGLISEYPAKFGKKIIAGTLRGAKSKDILRRRLDKSEYYSSLKHVPEESILKLLEDWQKAKKLSIKGDKYPKIYLTAFGKPKVTSDDPEKPRKKVQLSGDRLILNELKNFRDRIARRNKWKKFMVLQNPVLVRIVSQKPESLEDLMAIKGIGEAKVRQYGKEILAILEKF, encoded by the coding sequence TTGTCTGCAAACACTGGAACAGTCTCCTCTTCGATAGAGGATTGGAAAAAGATCCTACATACCCATTTCGGTTTTTCGCAATTCAGGCAGGGCCAATGGGAAGCAATCCAAGCTCTGCTAGGAAGAAAGGACGTGCTCGCTATTCTTCCTACTGGTGGCGGAAAATCGCTGATCTATCAATTACCTTCTTTCGCTGAATCCAATTCTCTTACGATCGTAATCTCACCGTTGATCGCTCTTATGAAAGACCAAGTGGACGGTTTAAAAGCGAGAGGTATCCAAGCTGCTTTTTGTAATTCGACTCAGGACGATCTAGAACAAGTCAGAGTATTATCTTCCGCGGCCACGGGTAAGATTAGAATATTATATATTTCTCCTGAACGTGCAGTCTCTCGATCCTTTTTAAATCTGCTTCCAAAACTCCCGGTAAGTTTGATGGCAGTGGACGAGGCACATTGTGTCTCTCAATGGGGACACGATTTCCGTCCTGAATACAGAAAGCTTCATACATTACGTTCTTATTTACAAGAAGGAACTCCTTGGGTAGCGCTCACCGCTACAGCAACAGACAGAGTCAAAAAAGATATCTCCGATAGTTTAGGATTAAAATTCCCTTTACATGTGCAAGGCACCTATGTGAGAGAGAATTTAAAATTCTCCGTTGTATATCCAGACTCGGAGAGAGAAAAAGAAAATCTACTTTTAGAAATATTAGAAAAGGGTAATTTTCAAAAATCAGTCTCAGGCAAGGCGATCATATATTGTTCAACCAGGGCCAAAGTGGATGAAATTTACGAACTTCTCCGCAAATCCGGATATAAAGTAGGCAAATATCACGCAGGAAGAACCGACTCCAGCAGAGAAAAAACGCAGGAAGGTTATACATCCGGAAAAACGAATATACTCGTAGCCACAAACGCATTTGGAATGGGATTGGATAGTCCGAATGTACGGTTGGTCCTTCACTACCAGGTACCTTCTTCTCTGGAAAGTTATTACCAAGAAGCAGGAAGAGCGGGAAGAGACGGTAAAAATTCGGATTGTGTATTATTCTTCTTACCTGGCGACTTGAGCGTCCAAAGTTTCCTTTTATCCAAAGAAGCAAATTACAAGGGAGGAGAGACATTACTCTCTCACGTAAAATCCTACGTAAGCTCTCCGGACTGTAGACAAAAGATCTTATGTGATTATTTCGGAGAAGAAATCTCCAGCTGCGGATCCTGCGATACTTGTGCGGACTCCACAACCTCTCATTCTGCAAGGCTTGCCTATACGGAAAGGGAAAGATTAAAAGCGGAGAAGAAGAAGGAAAAAGAATCCCATATCTTCGATGCAGACGAGATCAGATCTATAGAAGGATTGATCTCTGAATATCCGGCAAAATTCGGGAAAAAGATCATCGCAGGAACATTAAGAGGAGCAAAGTCCAAGGATATACTTCGCAGAAGATTGGACAAATCCGAATATTATTCTTCCTTAAAACATGTTCCCGAAGAATCCATTCTAAAACTTTTGGAGGATTGGCAGAAGGCCAAAAAACTTTCCATCAAAGGGGATAAATATCCGAAAATTTATCTGACTGCATTCGGAAAACCTAAAGTAACTTCCGACGATCCGGAAAAACCGCGCAAAAAAGTACAACTTAGCGGGGACAGACTCATCCTGAACGAACTCAAAAATTTCCGGGACAGGATCGCAAGACGTAATAAATGGAAAAAGTTTATGGTGCTTCAGAATCCTGTGCTAGTCAGGATCGTCTCCCAAAAACCGGAAAGCCTGGAAGATCTAATGGCGATCAAAGGGATTGGAGAAGCCAAAGTTAGACAATATGGGAAAGAAATTTTAGCTATTTTAGAGAAGTTTTAA
- the dinB gene encoding DNA polymerase IV, with product MIRKILHVDMDAFYASVEQRDNPAYRGKPIIVGGPPDSRGVVCAASYEARKFGVRSAMPCSQAARLCPSGIFVTPRFEAYRKVSSKIREIFLEYTDLVEMLSLDEAFLDVTQNKKNIPYASQVAKEIREKIFEETQLTASAGVSINKFLAKIATDQNKPNGMTIVRPEQAEQFIDSLDVSVFPGIGKVTLKKMHALGIKKGKDLKAKSLEILDQNFGKSGRWFYAVCRGLDDRQVEPYRERKSLGAESTFQKDLENSTDIFRELSDIAEELERRLLQKPFPGKTITLKVKFSDFTLKTRSLTEDYSFLDKNELYRIGSKLLEEFILGSGKSIFPIRLLGLSLSHPEASSKNSQIKSEDEEDLFPSLF from the coding sequence ATGATTCGAAAGATTCTACATGTGGATATGGATGCGTTTTATGCTTCCGTAGAACAAAGGGATAATCCGGCTTATCGGGGTAAACCTATCATTGTTGGAGGTCCCCCGGATTCCAGAGGAGTTGTTTGTGCCGCAAGTTACGAGGCTAGAAAGTTCGGAGTTCGTTCCGCAATGCCTTGTTCCCAGGCGGCAAGACTTTGTCCTTCCGGCATCTTTGTAACTCCTCGTTTCGAAGCATACAGAAAAGTATCATCCAAGATCAGAGAGATCTTTCTAGAATACACAGACCTTGTGGAAATGCTTTCCTTGGATGAGGCATTTTTAGACGTCACTCAAAATAAGAAAAATATCCCATACGCAAGTCAGGTCGCAAAAGAGATCAGAGAAAAAATTTTCGAAGAAACGCAGTTAACCGCATCCGCAGGAGTTTCCATCAATAAGTTTTTAGCTAAGATCGCCACCGACCAAAACAAGCCAAACGGAATGACGATTGTTCGTCCTGAACAAGCCGAACAATTTATAGACTCTTTGGATGTCTCAGTATTTCCCGGGATCGGAAAAGTTACATTAAAAAAAATGCATGCACTTGGGATAAAAAAAGGAAAAGATCTAAAGGCAAAAAGTCTGGAGATATTGGATCAAAATTTCGGAAAATCAGGTCGTTGGTTCTATGCGGTATGCAGAGGTTTAGACGATAGACAGGTAGAACCTTATAGAGAAAGAAAATCCTTAGGGGCAGAATCCACTTTTCAAAAAGATCTAGAAAATAGTACCGACATATTTAGAGAACTCTCGGATATCGCGGAGGAATTGGAAAGAAGGCTACTGCAAAAACCTTTTCCGGGAAAAACGATCACTCTTAAGGTCAAATTTTCCGACTTCACGCTGAAGACTAGAAGTCTTACCGAAGATTATTCCTTTCTAGATAAAAACGAATTGTATCGGATCGGATCCAAACTTTTGGAAGAATTCATATTAGGATCCGGTAAATCAATTTTTCCGATCCGACTTTTGGGGCTAAGTCTCTCTCATCCGGAAGCTTCTTCTAAAAATTCCCAGATCAAGTCGGAAGACGAAGAAGATCTATTTCCTTCTTTATTTTGA
- a CDS encoding ComF family protein yields the protein MNKLKSNHEYPVSIFLSLGIRKILRKLKTLDLDACILLPSYSKNKIINPVLRPFSPSSRLYEETKRILKIPLISPLTKISPEKQAGKSFSERFFHAYSAWEIKSKWKGRCPSKILLLDDVFTTGASVNEASRILKKNGTKSVYVLTYLRVSD from the coding sequence TTGAACAAACTGAAATCGAATCATGAATATCCTGTTTCTATTTTTCTTTCCTTGGGGATTAGAAAGATCTTAAGGAAGCTCAAGACCTTGGATCTGGATGCTTGTATCCTTCTTCCTAGTTATTCTAAAAATAAAATTATCAATCCGGTTCTCAGGCCATTTTCTCCGAGTAGCAGATTGTATGAAGAAACAAAGAGGATATTAAAAATTCCTTTAATAAGTCCTCTAACAAAGATAAGTCCGGAAAAACAGGCGGGCAAAAGTTTTTCGGAAAGATTCTTTCACGCCTATTCTGCTTGGGAAATCAAATCGAAATGGAAGGGGCGTTGTCCTTCTAAGATATTATTGTTAGACGATGTTTTTACTACCGGGGCAAGTGTAAACGAAGCAAGCAGGATCTTAAAAAAGAATGGTACAAAGTCGGTCTATGTTTTAACGTATCTTAGGGTCTCGGATTAA
- a CDS encoding LA_0442/LA_0875 N-terminal domain-containing protein has product MGSPNIRICLLILLLSLPITVLFAEQQTIYLRSGQILRGEVIQQTATTMQIKMEDGKVKQLNKKDIQRVSYKEPTVQEKKESEEKIKQQTAVVEEPPPPTPEPTKKSEPEIDKGASPYAIDQIKRKDLELYFGAGLGTYRPPTESYFDHASAKINALNGVPTQVDDPLYKRGLAYSMGLIYYWKKFAFGLTGNHFGGKTSERMTVYGGNSSLQEFKGTFPEKQNSLKLDVSYLAFSNQRVDIRPSFGYSQFWGKTEDNSTTANDYFANSLFDVMKFNYNILEILKGPSIGVKTTIRLGERWEDRIELHYLSLTGAQYAATVGTTVTTDASFFDYYRTDLTTTWTAKGFNFSNKLFYRWTPTISFWVGIQLFEWKYSVNSIGQRFQGLGDITSPPTLDVVILSNILIETTAKSTPATSRASSLEFGVMKRFELSQ; this is encoded by the coding sequence ATGGGAAGTCCCAATATAAGAATCTGCTTATTAATCCTTTTATTATCTTTGCCTATAACTGTTCTCTTTGCGGAACAGCAGACCATCTATCTCAGGAGCGGACAGATATTACGCGGAGAAGTGATCCAGCAGACTGCGACTACAATGCAGATCAAGATGGAAGATGGAAAGGTCAAACAACTCAACAAAAAGGATATCCAAAGAGTCAGCTACAAAGAACCCACAGTCCAAGAAAAAAAGGAATCGGAAGAAAAGATAAAACAACAGACTGCAGTTGTCGAAGAGCCTCCTCCTCCAACTCCTGAACCTACCAAAAAATCCGAACCAGAAATAGATAAAGGTGCAAGCCCTTATGCAATCGACCAAATTAAAAGAAAAGATCTAGAATTATATTTCGGCGCAGGCCTTGGGACTTACCGCCCTCCTACGGAATCTTATTTCGATCATGCTAGCGCAAAGATAAACGCCCTAAATGGCGTCCCTACTCAGGTAGATGATCCTTTATATAAACGAGGCCTTGCTTATAGCATGGGATTGATCTATTATTGGAAAAAATTCGCATTCGGATTAACCGGCAATCATTTCGGCGGAAAGACTTCGGAAAGAATGACTGTGTATGGAGGAAATTCTTCTCTTCAGGAATTTAAAGGAACGTTTCCTGAAAAACAAAATTCTTTGAAATTGGACGTTTCCTATCTAGCCTTTAGTAATCAGAGAGTTGATATAAGACCCAGTTTCGGATATTCCCAATTCTGGGGAAAAACGGAAGATAATAGTACCACAGCTAACGATTACTTTGCGAACTCATTATTCGATGTAATGAAATTTAATTATAATATTCTGGAGATCTTAAAAGGACCTTCGATCGGAGTCAAAACGACAATTCGCTTAGGGGAAAGATGGGAGGATCGGATCGAACTTCACTATCTATCTCTCACCGGAGCCCAGTATGCTGCCACTGTAGGAACAACAGTTACTACGGATGCTTCTTTCTTTGATTATTACCGAACCGATCTAACTACAACATGGACAGCAAAAGGATTTAATTTTTCTAATAAACTATTCTATCGATGGACCCCTACCATTTCTTTCTGGGTAGGGATCCAACTATTCGAATGGAAATATTCGGTGAATTCAATAGGTCAGAGATTCCAAGGATTAGGAGATATAACATCGCCTCCCACATTAGATGTGGTCATTCTCAGCAATATTTTGATAGAAACTACAGCAAAATCCACACCTGCTACCAGCAGAGCTTCTTCCTTAGAATTTGGAGTGATGAAAAGATTCGAGTTATCTCAATAA
- a CDS encoding LA_0442/LA_0875 N-terminal domain-containing protein, with protein MKLYPFRSFLLFIFLLIPIASLFAEMKTIYLKNGQIIRAEILQQTATNILIKTSEGKTIQLNKFEINTVSFNEPVKLPKEEEKKQFQAEQTTSPILAEVPKPVVNFRIDQLKRNDLEVHIGLGAGRYSPETQGLPVQIQNKVGLASGTLPTVIDKPTHSPELSETYGAIYTWKRWSGGITGSYLGNRSTYNSHSYASGMIYSNGSFPERQSSLKNELSFLAFTNERFDLRPTIGYQYFWGQSQDTNLSTSYYIDSGLYLYSQGVMNFNETLKGYTIGLKATIRLGERWENRLEYHNLNLSGSQNGSILSSLAPTNLSQVAFIKQGQNISWDAQGFHLLYRLVYRVTPTISVYAGFQFYEWKYSLNSYFQSTFSSKDGLIGVDLSNPGAYLIQQKLMEAVGKTVNSESRSAILELGVMKRFEFVSQ; from the coding sequence ATGAAATTGTATCCTTTCAGGTCCTTTCTATTATTCATTTTCCTGCTTATACCAATCGCTTCCTTATTTGCAGAAATGAAGACCATCTATCTTAAGAATGGTCAGATTATTCGTGCTGAAATATTACAACAGACCGCAACAAACATTTTGATCAAAACTTCCGAAGGAAAAACGATCCAGTTAAATAAGTTCGAGATCAATACTGTAAGCTTCAACGAACCTGTAAAACTCCCCAAAGAGGAAGAGAAAAAGCAATTCCAAGCGGAACAAACTACTTCTCCTATCCTAGCGGAAGTTCCGAAGCCTGTCGTAAATTTTCGTATAGACCAACTGAAACGAAACGATTTAGAAGTCCATATCGGTTTAGGAGCAGGAAGATATTCTCCCGAAACCCAAGGACTACCGGTGCAGATCCAAAACAAAGTCGGACTAGCTTCCGGAACACTTCCTACAGTAATCGATAAGCCTACACATTCCCCTGAATTATCCGAAACTTATGGAGCAATCTACACTTGGAAAAGATGGTCGGGAGGAATTACCGGATCTTATCTTGGGAATAGGAGCACATATAATAGCCATTCTTATGCAAGCGGAATGATCTATAGCAACGGAAGCTTTCCGGAAAGACAGAGTTCTTTGAAAAATGAATTGTCCTTCCTCGCGTTTACAAACGAAAGATTCGATTTAAGGCCCACGATCGGATACCAATACTTCTGGGGACAATCTCAAGATACGAATTTATCCACATCCTATTATATAGATAGCGGATTGTATCTGTATTCTCAAGGTGTAATGAATTTTAATGAAACACTTAAAGGATATACGATCGGATTAAAAGCAACCATCCGTTTGGGAGAAAGATGGGAAAACAGATTAGAATATCATAATCTGAATTTGTCCGGTAGTCAGAACGGAAGTATATTATCCTCTCTTGCTCCTACAAATCTGTCCCAGGTAGCATTTATTAAACAAGGACAGAATATCTCTTGGGATGCACAGGGTTTCCATCTTCTCTATCGATTGGTTTATAGAGTCACTCCTACAATTTCGGTTTACGCAGGATTCCAATTTTATGAGTGGAAATACAGTCTGAATTCGTATTTCCAAAGCACTTTTTCGTCCAAGGATGGGCTGATCGGAGTGGATTTAAGTAACCCTGGTGCGTATCTAATACAACAAAAGTTAATGGAAGCAGTAGGAAAGACGGTCAATTCTGAAAGTAGATCGGCCATTTTGGAACTTGGAGTAATGAAACGATTTGAGTTTGTGTCCCAATAA
- a CDS encoding TetR/AcrR family transcriptional regulator encodes MAEFTASKYNRDTFDKIPEEKRTRILSVAIAEFANRGFNNANTNIIAKKAGISVGSLYKYFNTKEDFFLTAVGYGIHQLEKTLEEVLSEESDLFGKIERILRIIQKHSRENRDIIRLYNEITAEGNSELIRGLSSDMESVSAKVYTSLLAEAKKSGSVGKEVDEKIFAFCIDNLFMILQFSYATEYYRERMKVYLGKDFENDEKVIKGMMSFIRRALEKK; translated from the coding sequence GTGGCTGAATTTACCGCTTCAAAATACAATAGAGATACTTTCGATAAGATCCCGGAAGAAAAAAGGACCAGAATACTTTCCGTAGCGATCGCAGAATTTGCAAACCGAGGTTTCAATAATGCGAACACTAATATTATAGCGAAGAAGGCTGGCATCAGCGTCGGGTCCCTATACAAATACTTTAATACGAAAGAGGATTTTTTTCTCACCGCTGTCGGTTACGGGATCCATCAGTTGGAAAAAACTTTGGAAGAAGTCTTAAGTGAAGAAAGCGATCTTTTTGGCAAGATTGAAAGAATATTAAGAATTATCCAAAAACATTCCAGAGAGAATCGAGATATCATTCGTTTATACAATGAGATCACCGCAGAGGGAAATTCTGAACTGATCCGAGGGCTCTCTTCGGATATGGAGAGTGTTTCTGCTAAGGTATATACTTCCTTATTGGCAGAAGCGAAAAAGTCCGGATCTGTCGGCAAAGAAGTGGACGAGAAAATTTTCGCCTTCTGCATAGATAACCTTTTTATGATACTTCAATTCTCTTATGCGACCGAATACTATCGAGAAAGAATGAAAGTTTATCTCGGAAAGGACTTCGAGAACGATGAGAAGGTTATCAAAGGAATGATGTCTTTTATTAGAAGGGCGCTGGAGAAGAAGTAG